The proteins below are encoded in one region of Aequorivita iocasae:
- a CDS encoding heavy-metal-associated domain-containing protein, which yields MKTLKFKTNINCGGCVSKVTPFLNKQEGIESWEVDTANPDKILTIESDGATEEDVKATLQKVGFKAESVD from the coding sequence ATGAAAACTTTAAAATTTAAAACAAATATCAATTGTGGTGGTTGTGTATCAAAAGTAACCCCTTTTTTAAACAAACAAGAAGGTATAGAAAGTTGGGAAGTGGATACCGCTAATCCTGATAAAATCCTAACCATTGAAAGTGATGGTGCAACCGAAGAAGATGTAAAGGCTACCTTGCAAAAAGTTGGCTTTAAAGCTGAATCTGTAGATTAA
- a CDS encoding M90 family metallopeptidase, with product MAYILISVVVILFAVHFYRKAKRHSVKSFPEHWHRLLMDNVLFYRNLSKNKQLIFQQKMMQFLSEVYIDAVQFELEELDKILIAASAVIPVFGFKEWHYTNLSGILLYPDYFNEDMQFSSKDNSRNIGGIVGNGRFEKQMILSKKALYHGFQNTTDKSNTGIHEFVHLIDKLDDSTDGVPERLLEHQYAIPWLNLIHKEMEAINDNHSDIRKYGGTNQTEFFAVASEYFFERPDLLKKKHPDLYKMLVKCFNQKLADPI from the coding sequence ATGGCTTATATTTTAATTTCAGTTGTGGTTATTCTCTTTGCTGTTCATTTTTACAGAAAAGCGAAACGCCATAGTGTAAAGTCATTTCCAGAGCATTGGCACAGATTATTAATGGATAATGTTCTGTTTTATAGAAATCTCTCTAAAAATAAGCAGCTTATTTTTCAACAAAAAATGATGCAATTTTTAAGTGAGGTTTATATAGATGCTGTGCAGTTTGAATTGGAAGAATTGGACAAGATTTTAATTGCGGCAAGCGCAGTAATCCCTGTTTTTGGTTTTAAAGAATGGCATTACACCAACTTAAGCGGTATCCTTTTATATCCAGATTATTTTAATGAGGATATGCAATTTAGCAGCAAGGATAACTCAAGAAACATTGGCGGCATAGTTGGAAACGGACGTTTTGAGAAGCAAATGATTTTATCTAAAAAAGCATTGTACCACGGTTTTCAAAACACAACCGATAAAAGTAATACAGGCATACACGAATTTGTGCACCTTATTGATAAGCTGGATGATAGTACAGATGGTGTGCCAGAGCGATTATTAGAACATCAATATGCCATACCTTGGTTGAATTTAATCCATAAGGAAATGGAAGCGATAAATGATAACCACTCTGATATCCGAAAATATGGAGGTACAAATCAGACTGAATTTTTTGCAGTAGCTTCAGAGTATTTTTTCGAGCGTCCAGACTTGCTCAAAAAGAAACATCCTGACCTATATAAAATGTTGGTAAAATGTTTCAATCAAAAATTAGCGGATCCAATTTAA
- a CDS encoding site-specific integrase, translating to MSSNAKIVLRKKPNKEGLYPLAIRITKNRRSTYQYIGHYIELEDWDEKNIRVKKSHINFKTLNNLLSLKLSELNNALITLQSEQKDASANQIKKEIYSSGINATFFELAQEHLDDLESTEKLNRLSTDKAWLSFIIKYHNSKQLSFQEIDERFLKKLMLTLKVKYSLSETSIMNILVFVRLLFNRAIKYKIVSRELYPFGGDKIKIKFPETTKVGLNILEIQQIENLINLKPSEMHTRNVWLFSFNFAGMRVSDVLRTKWSDIYDNRLHYRMHKNAKLLSLKIPEKVLKILDQYKDDKRSDDDFVFPELKKANLDDAKDVYNKRKTATKKFNDNLKSISKKAKINKHITMHIARHSFGNIAGDAIHPLMLQKLYRHSDLKTTLKYQANFIHKDADDALDSVINF from the coding sequence ATGTCATCAAACGCTAAAATAGTTCTTCGCAAAAAGCCTAATAAAGAAGGCTTGTATCCTCTTGCCATACGTATTACAAAAAATCGTCGCTCAACATACCAATATATAGGTCACTACATTGAATTGGAAGATTGGGATGAAAAGAATATTCGGGTTAAGAAATCACACATAAATTTCAAAACCTTGAACAATTTGTTATCCTTGAAACTTTCTGAATTAAACAATGCTCTTATTACGCTTCAATCCGAACAAAAAGATGCTTCTGCCAATCAAATTAAGAAAGAAATATATTCCTCCGGTATCAATGCTACATTCTTTGAATTAGCACAAGAACATCTTGACGATTTAGAAAGTACAGAAAAGCTAAATCGTTTATCTACTGATAAAGCGTGGTTGAGCTTTATTATAAAATATCACAATTCGAAACAATTGTCTTTTCAAGAAATTGATGAACGTTTTCTTAAAAAACTGATGTTAACTTTAAAAGTTAAGTACTCCCTGTCTGAAACCTCAATAATGAACATTTTGGTATTTGTAAGGCTATTATTTAACAGAGCAATTAAATACAAAATTGTAAGCAGAGAATTATACCCCTTCGGTGGCGATAAAATAAAAATCAAATTTCCTGAAACTACCAAAGTAGGACTAAATATTTTAGAGATTCAACAAATTGAAAATTTGATAAATCTCAAACCTTCTGAAATGCATACTAGAAATGTCTGGCTTTTTAGTTTCAATTTTGCTGGTATGCGGGTTTCTGATGTTCTACGAACCAAATGGTCAGATATTTATGATAACAGGCTGCATTATAGAATGCATAAAAACGCAAAACTTCTATCATTAAAAATTCCTGAAAAAGTACTAAAGATTTTAGACCAATATAAAGATGATAAAAGAAGTGATGATGATTTTGTTTTCCCTGAATTGAAAAAAGCCAATCTCGATGATGCTAAAGATGTTTATAATAAAAGGAAAACAGCTACTAAAAAGTTTAATGACAATTTAAAATCAATCTCTAAAAAGGCGAAAATCAATAAGCATATAACAATGCACATAGCGCGTCATAGCTTCGGGAATATCGCTGGGGATGCAATACATCCATTAATGCTTCAAAAATTATATCGTCATAGCGATTTGAAAACCACATTGAAATATCAAGCCAACTTCATCCACAAGGACGCAGATGATGCTTTAGATAGTGTCATAAACTTTTAA
- a CDS encoding endonuclease/exonuclease/phosphatase family protein: MVLYVLIIFFIISPFFPATGNPHWFFRTADFVRLQSLFIQLILLGLFLYFEEKFTAFSWILLVALIVTMLYQLYKVFPYSSLFPRRRSHAASDSHVSILAGNVLQTNSCYPDFLNEVKRFDPDLVLTMESNKDWENCLSEIEKEYPFTVKIPLENFYGMHLYSKKELKNVEVKYQIEDDKPSIFFDFPLEGNPPIFFCCLHPAPPSPTENETSKERDAELMLTGKRIRDLDKPTVVCGDMNDVVWSRTTRLFKKMTGMIDPRVGRGFFSTFHANYFFLRFPLDHLFHTRDLYVGKMVRSKNFGSDHFAMYYEIHHKKKVQTPKNPKLNGEQKEEIEELIENGKDNQ, translated from the coding sequence ATGGTATTATATGTTTTAATAATCTTCTTTATAATCAGCCCCTTTTTTCCTGCTACCGGAAATCCGCATTGGTTTTTTAGAACTGCTGATTTTGTAAGGCTTCAATCGTTATTTATCCAACTTATATTATTGGGTTTGTTTCTCTATTTTGAAGAAAAATTTACTGCCTTTAGTTGGATATTGCTTGTGGCGCTGATTGTAACCATGTTGTATCAACTTTACAAAGTATTTCCCTACAGTTCCCTTTTTCCAAGAAGAAGGTCGCACGCCGCAAGTGATAGCCATGTTTCAATTTTAGCTGGAAATGTTTTGCAGACAAATTCCTGCTACCCAGATTTTTTAAATGAAGTAAAACGCTTCGACCCAGATTTGGTGCTCACTATGGAATCCAACAAAGATTGGGAAAACTGTCTTTCTGAAATTGAAAAAGAGTATCCTTTCACAGTAAAAATACCATTGGAAAATTTTTATGGAATGCATCTTTATTCAAAAAAGGAATTAAAAAACGTGGAAGTGAAATACCAGATTGAAGATGATAAACCTTCAATCTTTTTCGATTTTCCGTTGGAAGGAAATCCTCCTATCTTTTTCTGTTGCCTGCATCCCGCACCACCCAGCCCCACAGAAAATGAAACTTCAAAAGAGCGCGATGCCGAACTGATGCTAACCGGAAAAAGAATTCGTGATTTGGACAAACCTACCGTGGTTTGCGGTGATATGAACGATGTGGTTTGGAGCCGCACCACGCGACTTTTCAAAAAAATGACCGGTATGATCGATCCACGTGTGGGTCGGGGTTTTTTTTCAACCTTTCATGCAAACTATTTCTTCCTTCGCTTTCCTTTGGACCATCTTTTTCACACCCGCGATTTATACGTAGGTAAAATGGTTCGTTCCAAAAATTTTGGCAGTGATCATTTCGCTATGTATTATGAAATTCATCACAAAAAAAAAGTCCAGACCCCAAAGAACCCTAAGCTGAACGGGGAACAAAAAGAAGAAATAGAGGAATTAATTGAAAACGGAAAAGACAATCAATAA
- a CDS encoding T9SS type A sorting domain-containing protein: MKKIILSTLLIFLTFTFAIAQDYTTPNTGVTWTLADIAAASPTTITISGNEYTLLGNLTISENDTVIIDSDLTLLIDDAKLVTVFGTFTVNSNAVTITALDENAPYEGFRFEEFSEIDINNATIQYGGGLRVLTETFSIDGCTLTNNISGATTSAVIQLSRGMPQITNNTISFNENPAIGSAANSAVSAYIFNNMIEGNNQANSNRPQINLGTTLANEPLEIIQNTIIGDPALEQAGGIAIANFVGGNVNVVIDNNIIRGNRYGITMLGINDSAEITNNIIEDNNIQGDPNLGGSGINLNSSSISEDVIVSGNEIRRNLWGITLQGEVTINLGDDASNPGNNTFAENGNGGEIYALYNNTANPILAKNNCWIEGQQSTEQQVEDVIFHSVDDSNLGEVTFTPFLCGILGVADNAVENFRFYPNPVKNEINFNNIFSFEKVEIYGVQGNLISSKTISEGQNTLPINLPSGLYFVNFSNDIQNVTKKIIVE, encoded by the coding sequence ATGAAAAAAATTATCCTCAGTACATTATTAATCTTTTTAACCTTCACATTCGCAATTGCCCAAGATTACACCACCCCAAATACTGGCGTAACTTGGACTCTGGCCGATATTGCAGCGGCAAGTCCCACAACAATTACAATTTCTGGAAATGAATACACGCTTTTGGGAAATCTTACTATTTCAGAAAACGATACGGTAATAATAGATTCAGATTTGACGCTTTTAATTGATGATGCAAAACTGGTAACAGTGTTTGGAACTTTTACGGTAAATTCAAACGCGGTAACAATTACGGCTTTGGATGAAAACGCCCCTTACGAAGGTTTCCGTTTTGAAGAGTTTTCAGAAATCGATATCAATAATGCAACCATTCAATACGGCGGCGGACTTCGCGTTTTGACAGAAACGTTTTCGATAGATGGCTGTACGCTCACAAATAACATATCGGGCGCAACTACAAGTGCAGTAATCCAACTTTCGCGCGGTATGCCACAGATTACGAATAATACTATTTCTTTTAACGAAAATCCTGCAATCGGTTCCGCAGCAAATTCTGCGGTTTCAGCATATATTTTCAATAATATGATTGAAGGGAACAATCAGGCCAATAGCAACCGTCCGCAAATAAATTTGGGTACAACCTTGGCCAATGAGCCTTTGGAGATTATCCAAAACACAATCATAGGCGATCCTGCTTTGGAACAAGCCGGTGGTATTGCCATTGCCAACTTTGTGGGCGGCAATGTAAATGTAGTTATTGATAACAACATCATTCGCGGAAATCGCTACGGAATCACAATGCTTGGTATAAATGATTCTGCGGAAATCACAAATAATATTATTGAAGACAACAACATCCAGGGAGATCCTAACCTTGGCGGAAGCGGTATCAACCTTAATAGTTCATCGATAAGTGAAGATGTAATTGTTTCCGGGAACGAAATTAGAAGAAATCTTTGGGGAATTACTTTGCAGGGTGAAGTTACAATTAACCTTGGCGACGATGCAAGTAATCCAGGCAATAATACATTTGCGGAAAACGGTAACGGTGGCGAAATTTATGCGCTTTACAACAATACCGCAAATCCAATTTTAGCAAAGAACAACTGCTGGATAGAGGGCCAACAAAGCACCGAGCAGCAGGTGGAGGATGTAATTTTTCACAGCGTAGACGATTCAAATTTAGGTGAAGTGACTTTTACTCCATTTCTATGCGGTATTTTGGGAGTTGCCGATAATGCGGTTGAAAACTTCAGATTTTATCCCAATCCGGTTAAAAACGAAATCAATTTCAATAACATCTTTTCTTTTGAAAAAGTTGAAATTTATGGTGTTCAAGGGAATTTGATTTCTTCGAAAACCATTTCTGAAGGGCAAAACACTTTACCTATAAATCTTCCTTCAGGTTTATATTTTGTGAACTTTAGTAACGATATACAAAATGTTACGAAGAAGATAATTGTAGAATAA
- a CDS encoding pyridoxal phosphate-dependent decarboxylase family protein, which produces MKNYGYEVVDAIVEHFATQNGKLPVVSGSRKEMEALFLEDAPEKASDPRKVLNFVLDEVMTKSNIVSHPKSYSFVPGPSNYISAMADSLASGFNIFSGGWAASPAAAQMEITAMNWLLKMFGFPQKKGGGIFTSGGSMANLTALVTARKVKCGDDFSNAVIYLSDQAHSSNIKAIRVLGFRKEQIRIIPTDSEFKFSLNKLKNAIAKDRLEGLQPFCLIATAGTTNTGTVDPLSDIAKICKKEDIWFHIDGAYGGFAILAENGKQLLKGIGKADSLTVDPHKWFFQPYEIGCLLVKNHKWLKGTFTEKPEYLRDIEGNTSEINFYDHGIELTRRFRALKFYMSVKTFGMGEFRKAITYNVKLAEATEAFLRKSSNWEVISPATLAVINFRYNPIGNKLSEKKLDALNQRISKSVVDSKQALLVTTVLNGQVVLRMCLINPRTTLDDVKETIALCESFADEKITV; this is translated from the coding sequence ATGAAAAACTACGGTTACGAAGTGGTTGATGCCATTGTGGAACATTTTGCAACGCAGAATGGAAAACTACCCGTTGTGTCCGGTTCCCGTAAGGAAATGGAAGCCTTGTTTCTTGAAGATGCGCCCGAAAAAGCTAGCGATCCGAGAAAAGTTTTAAATTTTGTTTTGGACGAAGTGATGACCAAAAGCAACATCGTTTCGCACCCAAAATCCTATTCCTTTGTTCCTGGCCCTAGCAACTATATTAGCGCGATGGCCGATAGCTTGGCTTCGGGCTTCAATATATTTTCCGGCGGCTGGGCGGCTTCACCAGCGGCAGCGCAAATGGAAATCACGGCGATGAATTGGCTACTGAAAATGTTCGGGTTTCCACAAAAAAAAGGCGGCGGAATTTTTACAAGCGGGGGTTCCATGGCAAATTTGACGGCCTTGGTTACTGCTCGAAAAGTGAAGTGTGGCGATGATTTTAGCAATGCGGTAATTTATCTTTCCGATCAGGCACACTCTTCAAATATAAAGGCAATTCGCGTACTCGGTTTTAGAAAGGAGCAAATTCGTATAATTCCAACGGACAGCGAATTTAAATTTTCCCTGAACAAATTAAAAAATGCTATCGCAAAAGATAGATTGGAAGGCCTGCAGCCTTTCTGCCTGATTGCAACGGCAGGGACCACAAATACGGGCACGGTCGATCCGCTTTCAGACATTGCGAAAATCTGCAAAAAAGAAGACATTTGGTTCCACATTGACGGCGCTTACGGTGGATTTGCAATTCTTGCCGAAAATGGGAAACAACTTTTAAAGGGAATAGGAAAAGCCGATTCCTTAACTGTCGATCCTCATAAATGGTTTTTCCAGCCCTATGAAATTGGCTGTCTTTTGGTGAAAAACCACAAATGGCTGAAAGGAACTTTCACCGAAAAACCTGAATATCTGCGTGATATTGAAGGCAATACTTCCGAAATAAATTTTTACGATCACGGAATAGAATTGACGCGACGATTTCGTGCACTGAAATTTTATATGTCAGTAAAAACCTTTGGAATGGGTGAGTTCAGAAAAGCCATTACGTACAATGTAAAACTTGCTGAAGCCACGGAAGCATTTCTTCGAAAAAGCTCCAATTGGGAAGTCATTTCACCAGCTACATTGGCGGTTATTAATTTCCGATATAATCCCATTGGCAACAAACTTTCAGAAAAAAAACTGGATGCGCTCAATCAACGCATTTCCAAAAGTGTGGTCGATTCAAAACAGGCCTTGCTCGTAACTACGGTACTTAACGGACAAGTAGTTTTAAGGATGTGCTTAATAAATCCGCGCACTACGCTAGATGACGTAAAGGAAACAATCGCCCTTTGCGAAAGTTTTGCTGATGAAAAAATTACCGTTTGA
- a CDS encoding BaiN/RdsA family NAD(P)/FAD-dependent oxidoreductase, which yields MKQADVIIIGGGAAGFFTAINAAENNPKLKIIILERGKEVLTKVKVSGGGRCNVTHGEFLPKELTQNYPRGEKELLGPFHSFMTGDTIEWFEKRGVELKIEADGRMFPVSDSSQTIIDCFLSEAKRLGVEILLNQSVKEIQKEENRFTINTTTDTFSAEKIVVATGSNPKIWKLLEDLGHTIVPAVPSLFTFNIKDSRIIDLPGLSTDASVKIIGDSGKILLESNGPLLITHWGMSGPAILKLSAWGARMLEPLNYHFNIEVNWLNTLSEEEVFDALKNLKTLQGKQTIFKNAQFELPKRLWQSLVKAAGIMETLTWADATRENLQNLANQLTAGVFEVVGKSTFKEEFVTAGGLDLKEVNFKTFESRKIDGLYFAGEVLNIDAITGGFNFQNAWTGGFIVSQNL from the coding sequence TTGAAACAGGCCGATGTCATAATAATTGGTGGCGGTGCTGCGGGATTTTTTACGGCAATCAATGCTGCGGAAAACAATCCGAAACTTAAAATAATTATTCTTGAACGTGGAAAGGAAGTGCTTACGAAAGTGAAGGTTTCCGGTGGTGGGAGATGCAATGTGACCCACGGCGAATTTCTTCCGAAGGAATTGACACAAAATTATCCGCGTGGCGAAAAGGAACTTTTGGGCCCATTCCATTCCTTTATGACGGGCGATACTATTGAATGGTTTGAAAAAAGGGGCGTGGAACTCAAAATTGAAGCGGATGGCCGCATGTTTCCGGTTTCAGATTCTTCACAAACGATAATTGATTGTTTTCTTTCGGAAGCGAAAAGATTGGGCGTCGAAATTCTTCTCAACCAATCTGTAAAAGAAATTCAAAAGGAGGAAAATCGTTTCACCATAAATACTACGACCGATACTTTTTCAGCAGAAAAAATTGTGGTTGCCACGGGCAGCAATCCGAAGATTTGGAAGCTTTTGGAAGATTTGGGACATACTATTGTTCCTGCCGTTCCTTCCCTTTTTACATTCAATATTAAGGATTCGCGAATCATAGACTTACCCGGTTTAAGCACGGATGCTTCCGTAAAAATTATAGGTGATAGCGGAAAAATTCTTTTGGAAAGCAATGGTCCTTTGCTGATAACCCATTGGGGAATGAGCGGCCCCGCAATTTTAAAACTCTCTGCTTGGGGCGCAAGAATGTTGGAGCCTTTAAACTACCATTTCAATATTGAAGTGAACTGGTTGAATACCCTTTCCGAAGAAGAAGTTTTCGATGCTTTGAAAAACTTGAAAACATTGCAAGGAAAACAGACGATTTTTAAAAATGCGCAATTTGAACTTCCGAAACGTTTATGGCAGAGTCTCGTAAAAGCTGCCGGAATTATGGAAACGCTTACTTGGGCCGATGCCACGCGGGAGAATCTTCAGAACCTGGCAAACCAACTTACGGCTGGAGTTTTTGAGGTTGTGGGGAAAAGTACGTTTAAGGAAGAATTTGTTACCGCCGGCGGTTTGGATTTAAAGGAAGTGAACTTCAAAACGTTTGAAAGTCGAAAAATTGACGGCCTTTATTTTGCCGGAGAGGTTTTAAATATAGATGCCATTACGGGCGGGTTCAATTTTCAGAATGCCTGGACGGGCGGGTTTATCGTTTCACAAAATCTGTAA